One Drosophila subobscura isolate 14011-0131.10 chromosome U, UCBerk_Dsub_1.0, whole genome shotgun sequence DNA window includes the following coding sequences:
- the LOC117902705 gene encoding uncharacterized protein LOC117902705 isoform X2 yields MDDGLWHRQQSLNLYTFGQGLKNEEGLTQSQGESSLNPEAKEFVPSFKSSERKELANLDVKEFVRKCKNEEVQDFLPSSESSEVKEFVPSYKNTETPETKEFVPSRKQKSQEKDTASTSKPTSRHSDRIDDAKTSQRHMQKVYIQRQIFEFLTELGDEQMPLDTVAVALLPNGRGLNVKFTTKECVGGKHLLDEALCRNTCLTLQLNEPEVFASKPETVLVNQFLIRVNDQLSEKLEHTQAVVTPKGRMSRHRSYTELEIEQQIEGIKLFDNFFSYTESMRTQDRVTQLAFKELFNSLGMISHRSCAATPVESPRKSSQPCPKAAMVDDEDEDEEVVFASCNNSESEGDDITLRGKQLGTDLRQYMRDKRYRFDDDNGLQLVNQLSDVDLQEIMPNDLEHCGPPSTPAICQTLAYKAPKSQPSAARKNPRFSQKERVSRVSQEMRQTSAVTKKLQPERQTQFIGTGVHAKTHQRVAKTGAAAHSQPSSSMPGRVASGRAAVTQKQQVNLANQAAATESANNRGGASATKTKKVTPKGAPKRCSHVAHMLR; encoded by the exons ATGGACGATGGTTTATGGCATCGCCAACAGTCTCTGAATTTGTATACATTCGGGCAGGGGTTGAAGAACGAGGAGGGTCTCACCCAAAGCCAAGGTGAGTCTTCATTGAATCCCGAGGCAAAGGAGTTTGTGCCCTCGTTTAAGAGCTCCGAACGGAAGGAGTTGGCGAACTTGGACGTAAAGGAATTTGTGCGCAAGTGTAAAAACGAAGAGGTACAAGACTTTCTGCCCTCATCAGAGAGCTCAGAAGTGAAGGAGTTTGTACCTTCGTATAAGAACACAGAG ACCCCAGAAACAAAGGAATTTGTTCCCTCCCGTAAGCAAAAGTCCCAGGAGAAGGATACAGCGTCCACGTCGAAACCAACATCGAGGCATAGTGACAGAATTGACGATGCAAAGACATCCCAACGCCATATGCAGAAGGTCTACATACAGCGGCAAATCTTCGAGTTTCTCACCGAACTGGGTGATGAACAGATGCCCCTGGACACCGTCGCCGTGGCTCTCTTGCCCAATGGCCGCGGCCTTAATGTAAAGTTTACGACGAAGGAGTGTGTCGGTGGCAAGCATCTGCTGGACGAGGCATTGTGCAGGAACACTTGCCTCACGCTGCAACTCAATGAGCCCGAGGTGTTTGCCAGCAAACCGGAGACTGTGCTGGTCAATCAGTTCCTCATACGCGTGAACGATCAGCTAAGCGAGAAGCTGGAGCACACCCAGGCCGTGGTGACGCCCAAGGGTCGCATGAGCAGGCATCGCAGCTACACGGAGCTGGAGATCGAGCAACAGATCGAGGGTATCAAGCTCTTTGACAACTTCTTCAGCTACACCGAGTCGATGCGCACACAGGATAGGGTCACCCAATTGGCCTTCAAGGAGCTGTTCAACAGTCTTGGAATGATTTCACACCGAAGCTGTGCCGCCACACCAGTTGAGAGTCCCCGCAAGTCGAGTCAGCCATGTCCGAAAGCTGCCATGGtcgatgatgaggatgaggatgaggaggtgGTCTTTGCCTCTTGCAATAATTCCGAGTCGGAGGGCGATGACATTACACTACGCGGCAAACAATTGGGAACGGATCTACGACAGTATATGAGGGACAAGCGCTATCGCTTTGATGACGACAATGGCCTGCAGCTGGTGAACCAACTCAGCGATGTGGATCTGCAGGAGATAATGCCGAATGACTTGGAACACTGCGGACCGCCATCCACGCCAGCCATCTGCCAGACTTTGGCCTACAAGGCACCCAAGAGCCAACCGTCCGCAGCTCGCAAGAATCCTCGCTTCAGCCAGAAGGAAAGGGTGTCCAGAGTGTCTCAGGAAATGCGCCAAACATCTGCGGTGACCAAGAAGCTGCAGCCGGAGCGACAAACACAATTCATTGGCACAGGAGTGCACGCCAAAACCCATCAGCGTGTTGCCAAAACGGGAGCAGCTGCACATAGTCAGCCTTCAAGCAGCATGCCCGGTCGTGTGGCCAGTGGCAGGGCTGCGGTTACCCAAAAGCAGCAAGTGAATCTCGC CAACCAAGCGGCAGCTACTGAAAGTGCCAACAATCGTGGAGGAGCGTCTGCCACGAAGACAAAAAAAGTAACACCCAAGGGGGCTCCAAAAAGATGCAGCCACGTAGCACACATGCTTCGATGA
- the LOC117902705 gene encoding uncharacterized protein LOC117902705 isoform X1, with translation MDDGLWHRQQSLNLYTFGQGLKNEEGLTQSQGESSLNPEAKEFVPSFKSSERKELANLDVKEFVRKCKNEEVQDFLPSSESSEVKEFVPSYKNTEVKEFVPLYKKLEAKEFVPSFQTPETKEFVPSRKQKSQEKDTASTSKPTSRHSDRIDDAKTSQRHMQKVYIQRQIFEFLTELGDEQMPLDTVAVALLPNGRGLNVKFTTKECVGGKHLLDEALCRNTCLTLQLNEPEVFASKPETVLVNQFLIRVNDQLSEKLEHTQAVVTPKGRMSRHRSYTELEIEQQIEGIKLFDNFFSYTESMRTQDRVTQLAFKELFNSLGMISHRSCAATPVESPRKSSQPCPKAAMVDDEDEDEEVVFASCNNSESEGDDITLRGKQLGTDLRQYMRDKRYRFDDDNGLQLVNQLSDVDLQEIMPNDLEHCGPPSTPAICQTLAYKAPKSQPSAARKNPRFSQKERVSRVSQEMRQTSAVTKKLQPERQTQFIGTGVHAKTHQRVAKTGAAAHSQPSSSMPGRVASGRAAVTQKQQVNLANQAAATESANNRGGASATKTKKVTPKGAPKRCSHVAHMLR, from the exons ATGGACGATGGTTTATGGCATCGCCAACAGTCTCTGAATTTGTATACATTCGGGCAGGGGTTGAAGAACGAGGAGGGTCTCACCCAAAGCCAAGGTGAGTCTTCATTGAATCCCGAGGCAAAGGAGTTTGTGCCCTCGTTTAAGAGCTCCGAACGGAAGGAGTTGGCGAACTTGGACGTAAAGGAATTTGTGCGCAAGTGTAAAAACGAAGAGGTACAAGACTTTCTGCCCTCATCAGAGAGCTCAGAAGTGAAGGAGTTTGTACCTTCGTATAAGAACACAGAGGTAAAGGAGTTTGTTCCCTTGTATAAGAAACTGGAAGCCAAGGAGTTTGTGCCCTCGTTTCAGACCCCAGAAACAAAGGAATTTGTTCCCTCCCGTAAGCAAAAGTCCCAGGAGAAGGATACAGCGTCCACGTCGAAACCAACATCGAGGCATAGTGACAGAATTGACGATGCAAAGACATCCCAACGCCATATGCAGAAGGTCTACATACAGCGGCAAATCTTCGAGTTTCTCACCGAACTGGGTGATGAACAGATGCCCCTGGACACCGTCGCCGTGGCTCTCTTGCCCAATGGCCGCGGCCTTAATGTAAAGTTTACGACGAAGGAGTGTGTCGGTGGCAAGCATCTGCTGGACGAGGCATTGTGCAGGAACACTTGCCTCACGCTGCAACTCAATGAGCCCGAGGTGTTTGCCAGCAAACCGGAGACTGTGCTGGTCAATCAGTTCCTCATACGCGTGAACGATCAGCTAAGCGAGAAGCTGGAGCACACCCAGGCCGTGGTGACGCCCAAGGGTCGCATGAGCAGGCATCGCAGCTACACGGAGCTGGAGATCGAGCAACAGATCGAGGGTATCAAGCTCTTTGACAACTTCTTCAGCTACACCGAGTCGATGCGCACACAGGATAGGGTCACCCAATTGGCCTTCAAGGAGCTGTTCAACAGTCTTGGAATGATTTCACACCGAAGCTGTGCCGCCACACCAGTTGAGAGTCCCCGCAAGTCGAGTCAGCCATGTCCGAAAGCTGCCATGGtcgatgatgaggatgaggatgaggaggtgGTCTTTGCCTCTTGCAATAATTCCGAGTCGGAGGGCGATGACATTACACTACGCGGCAAACAATTGGGAACGGATCTACGACAGTATATGAGGGACAAGCGCTATCGCTTTGATGACGACAATGGCCTGCAGCTGGTGAACCAACTCAGCGATGTGGATCTGCAGGAGATAATGCCGAATGACTTGGAACACTGCGGACCGCCATCCACGCCAGCCATCTGCCAGACTTTGGCCTACAAGGCACCCAAGAGCCAACCGTCCGCAGCTCGCAAGAATCCTCGCTTCAGCCAGAAGGAAAGGGTGTCCAGAGTGTCTCAGGAAATGCGCCAAACATCTGCGGTGACCAAGAAGCTGCAGCCGGAGCGACAAACACAATTCATTGGCACAGGAGTGCACGCCAAAACCCATCAGCGTGTTGCCAAAACGGGAGCAGCTGCACATAGTCAGCCTTCAAGCAGCATGCCCGGTCGTGTGGCCAGTGGCAGGGCTGCGGTTACCCAAAAGCAGCAAGTGAATCTCGC CAACCAAGCGGCAGCTACTGAAAGTGCCAACAATCGTGGAGGAGCGTCTGCCACGAAGACAAAAAAAGTAACACCCAAGGGGGCTCCAAAAAGATGCAGCCACGTAGCACACATGCTTCGATGA